In Persicimonas caeni, a single window of DNA contains:
- the mtnB gene encoding methylthioribulose 1-phosphate dehydratase: MGYPTRKHAAETMIRDARGFYEQGWLLGTSGNLSIKLDDDHFLITASGRDKGRLTPEDFLACPVDGEPSETTPTLGPSAETSIHQAIYARVPEAGAVYHVHEPYSAFCSERDSYIGATIMAGAEMIKGLGIWEENPRVRIPIFENHFDVPQIAADIDRHLADEAKRRVPGVNIRSHGYYAWGEDAFAAKRHVETFAYLFRYSWEMGNGA; encoded by the coding sequence ATGGGATACCCCACACGCAAGCACGCCGCAGAGACAATGATTCGTGATGCGCGCGGCTTCTATGAACAGGGTTGGTTGCTCGGTACCAGCGGTAACCTGTCGATCAAGCTCGACGACGACCACTTCTTGATCACGGCCAGCGGCCGCGACAAAGGTCGGCTGACCCCCGAAGACTTTCTCGCCTGCCCGGTCGACGGTGAGCCGAGCGAGACGACGCCGACGCTCGGGCCTTCGGCGGAGACGTCTATCCACCAGGCGATCTACGCGCGAGTGCCCGAGGCCGGTGCCGTCTATCACGTCCACGAGCCCTACTCGGCTTTCTGCAGCGAGCGCGACTCTTATATCGGAGCGACAATCATGGCGGGGGCCGAGATGATCAAGGGACTCGGGATATGGGAAGAAAACCCGCGCGTGCGTATCCCCATCTTCGAGAATCACTTCGATGTGCCGCAGATCGCCGCCGACATCGACCGCCACCTGGCGGACGAAGCCAAGCGCAGGGTGCCCGGGGTCAATATTCGCAGCCACGGCTATTATGCGTGGGGGGAAGATGCCTTCGCGGCGAAACGTCACGTGGAGACGTTTGCGTATTTGTTCCGGTATAGCTGGGAGATGGGCAACGGGGCTTGA
- a CDS encoding acyl-CoA dehydrogenase: MAEHRPALTELTEDEQIFQEAIASFAQKAVAPKVEEMDHEQQLDQSIIDQCFQLGLSGIEVPEQYGGSGSSFFSAILAVEELAKVDPSVSVFVDVQNTLVNNAILRWANDEQKEKYFPKLCSEWVGAYALSEPASGSDAFALQTRAEDCGDHYKLNGNKLWITNGKEANLYVLFANVDPEAGYRGITAFLVERDFEGFSVGKKEDKLGIRASSTVELILEDCIVPKENVLGEVGKGYKVAIETLNEGRIGIGAQMIGLAQGAFDAAMAHMLEREQFGKPIAHFQGLQFQYAQLATEIEAARLMVYNAARLKDAGKDFVKEAAMAKLYSSQVAERVASKCVEFHGGVGFTREYPAEKFYRDAKIGSIYEGTTNMQLQTIAKLILNEYA, translated from the coding sequence ATGGCCGAACACAGACCCGCACTGACCGAACTCACCGAAGACGAACAGATTTTTCAGGAGGCGATCGCCAGCTTCGCTCAAAAGGCGGTGGCTCCCAAGGTCGAGGAGATGGACCACGAGCAGCAGCTCGACCAGTCCATCATCGACCAGTGCTTCCAACTCGGCCTGTCCGGCATCGAGGTGCCCGAGCAGTACGGCGGTTCGGGAAGCTCCTTCTTTAGCGCCATCTTGGCCGTCGAGGAGCTCGCCAAGGTCGACCCGAGCGTGTCGGTCTTCGTCGACGTGCAGAACACCCTGGTCAACAACGCGATTTTGCGCTGGGCCAACGACGAGCAAAAAGAGAAGTACTTCCCCAAATTGTGTAGTGAATGGGTAGGCGCCTACGCGCTCAGTGAGCCCGCCAGCGGCTCGGACGCCTTCGCGCTGCAGACGCGCGCCGAAGACTGCGGCGACCACTACAAGCTCAACGGCAACAAGCTGTGGATCACCAACGGCAAAGAGGCGAACCTGTACGTGCTCTTCGCCAACGTCGACCCGGAGGCCGGCTACCGCGGTATCACGGCATTCTTGGTCGAGCGTGACTTCGAGGGCTTCTCGGTGGGCAAGAAAGAGGACAAGCTCGGTATTCGTGCTTCCTCGACCGTCGAGCTCATCCTCGAGGACTGCATCGTCCCCAAAGAAAACGTGCTAGGTGAGGTTGGCAAGGGCTACAAAGTTGCCATCGAGACGCTCAACGAGGGTCGCATCGGCATCGGTGCCCAGATGATCGGGCTGGCTCAAGGCGCCTTCGACGCCGCCATGGCCCACATGCTCGAGCGCGAGCAATTCGGCAAGCCGATCGCCCATTTCCAGGGCCTGCAATTCCAATACGCCCAGCTCGCCACCGAGATCGAGGCGGCACGCCTGATGGTCTACAACGCCGCGCGCCTCAAGGACGCCGGCAAGGACTTCGTCAAAGAGGCGGCCATGGCCAAGCTCTACTCGAGCCAGGTCGCCGAGCGCGTCGCCTCCAAATGCGTCGAGTTCCACGGCGGCGTCGGCTTCACCCGCGAGTATCCCGCCGAGAAGTTCTACCGCGACGCCAAGATCGGCTCGATCTACGAAGGCACCACCAACATGCAGCTTCAGACCATCGCCAAGCTGATCCTCAACGAGTACGCCTGA